Proteins found in one Pontibacter sp. SGAir0037 genomic segment:
- a CDS encoding DUF2798 domain-containing protein: MRKLPINPKLKRTLIVLAVLSLLLASALELYTFGLSSDFLLRWFRSFFAIFLLMSTTVLGIIPAVNYSVNKIVR, from the coding sequence ATGAGGAAGTTACCGATAAACCCTAAATTAAAACGCACCTTAATTGTTCTGGCAGTGCTAAGCCTGCTGTTAGCTTCTGCCCTCGAACTTTATACATTTGGCCTTAGCTCCGACTTTTTGCTACGCTGGTTTCGCTCCTTCTTTGCCATTTTCTTATTAATGAGCACGACAGTGCTTGGCATTATTCCTGCGGTAAACTATAGTGTAAATAAAATTGTGCGGTAG
- a CDS encoding radical SAM protein, producing MEKPVILLITPPLTQLNTPYPATAYLKGFLGMQGYQVDQADFGIELVLKMFSRKGLKRIFEQIETGNYNLTDNSLRMLRLKREYLNTIEPVIRFLQNKDNTLAQQISYSRYLPEASRFDQVEDIDWAFGSMGITDRARYLATLYLEDLGDLIKETVCPYFAFSRYAESLAMSATTFDSMESALQQAPNLVDQMLLELLEERLQQVQPDVVGFSIPFPGNLYGGLRLAQYIKQHYPHTKTMMGGGYPNTELRSLHEPRLFQYIDFVTLDDGEGPWLKLLEYLQGKRQVDFLQRTFLLQNHKVDYINGCLDKDVPHTEVGTPDYDGLPLQNYLSVIDVINPMHRLWSDGRWNKLTVAHGCYWKRCSFCDITLDYINRYDVAPATLLVDRIEQLIAQTGQTGFHFVDEAAPPAPLRDMAIELIRRGVKISWWGNIRFEKTFTPDLCRLLAASGCIAVSGGLEVASDRLLHLMEKGVSIEQVARVTDAFTQAGIMVHAYLMYGFPTQTAQETIDSLEVVRQLFVNNVIQSGYWHRFSMTAHSPVGKNPGKYGVVKVGPEEGPFANNDLWHEDPTGTDHEMFGPGLAKAIYNYMHGVALEEPLSFWFDFKVPRTTHKRNLIARAVQQAVKPDSERRAARVFWLGNLPEVDFTMYAKKGQTLERCELTFYEIAEDFQIKTTAAIGQWLFDLLRKLLAEESQAVTLQQLEESFPAEANLTFAEFLHSPTWFTLREKGLLLL from the coding sequence TTGGAGAAACCCGTTATACTGCTCATTACGCCGCCGCTCACGCAGCTGAACACACCATATCCTGCCACAGCTTATTTAAAAGGCTTTTTAGGTATGCAGGGCTACCAGGTAGATCAGGCCGATTTTGGTATTGAGCTGGTCTTGAAAATGTTTTCGCGCAAAGGCCTTAAACGCATTTTTGAGCAAATTGAAACGGGCAATTATAACCTGACGGATAATAGTCTGCGCATGCTCCGCCTGAAGCGGGAATACCTTAATACCATTGAGCCTGTTATCCGTTTTCTTCAGAATAAAGATAATACACTGGCACAACAGATCAGCTATAGCCGCTATTTGCCGGAAGCTTCCCGTTTCGACCAGGTTGAAGATATCGACTGGGCTTTTGGCAGTATGGGCATTACCGACAGGGCACGTTATCTGGCCACTCTTTATTTAGAAGATTTAGGCGATCTTATCAAAGAAACTGTTTGCCCATACTTTGCTTTTAGCCGCTACGCAGAAAGTTTAGCTATGTCTGCCACTACCTTCGATTCTATGGAGTCTGCACTGCAACAGGCGCCAAACCTGGTAGATCAGATGCTGCTGGAACTACTGGAAGAACGCCTGCAACAGGTGCAACCGGATGTAGTGGGTTTCTCTATTCCTTTCCCGGGGAATTTATACGGCGGGCTAAGATTAGCTCAATACATCAAACAGCACTACCCGCATACAAAAACGATGATGGGTGGCGGTTATCCTAATACCGAGCTGCGTAGCCTGCACGAGCCCCGCCTGTTCCAGTACATCGATTTTGTAACACTGGACGATGGCGAAGGTCCGTGGCTGAAACTCCTGGAGTACCTCCAGGGCAAACGCCAGGTAGATTTTCTGCAGCGCACTTTCCTGTTGCAGAACCATAAAGTAGATTATATTAATGGCTGCCTCGATAAAGATGTTCCTCATACCGAAGTAGGCACACCAGACTATGATGGGCTGCCGCTCCAGAATTACCTGTCTGTTATTGATGTTATCAACCCGATGCACCGCCTCTGGAGCGATGGCCGCTGGAATAAACTAACCGTTGCACATGGTTGCTACTGGAAACGCTGTTCTTTCTGCGATATCACATTAGACTATATCAACCGTTACGATGTTGCTCCTGCCACTTTGCTGGTAGACCGGATAGAACAGTTGATTGCACAGACCGGGCAGACCGGATTTCATTTTGTAGACGAAGCAGCACCGCCCGCACCTCTTCGCGACATGGCCATAGAGCTTATCAGGAGAGGCGTAAAAATATCGTGGTGGGGGAACATCCGCTTTGAAAAAACCTTTACTCCAGATTTATGCCGTTTACTGGCAGCGTCGGGCTGTATTGCGGTTTCGGGAGGCTTAGAAGTTGCCTCAGACCGACTCCTGCACCTGATGGAAAAAGGAGTAAGCATAGAACAGGTTGCCAGAGTAACCGATGCTTTTACACAGGCGGGCATCATGGTTCATGCCTACCTCATGTATGGTTTTCCAACACAAACAGCCCAGGAAACAATAGATTCGCTGGAAGTGGTGCGCCAGCTTTTTGTTAATAATGTAATTCAATCCGGCTACTGGCACCGCTTTAGCATGACGGCTCACAGTCCTGTAGGAAAGAATCCGGGAAAATATGGGGTGGTAAAGGTGGGCCCGGAAGAAGGCCCCTTTGCCAACAACGACCTATGGCACGAGGACCCTACAGGAACAGACCATGAAATGTTTGGCCCTGGATTGGCTAAAGCCATTTATAACTATATGCACGGCGTGGCCCTGGAAGAGCCTCTTTCTTTCTGGTTTGATTTTAAAGTGCCTCGCACCACACACAAACGGAATTTAATTGCCAGAGCCGTGCAGCAGGCAGTTAAGCCAGACTCTGAACGCAGAGCTGCGCGCGTGTTTTGGTTGGGAAATCTGCCTGAGGTCGATTTTACCATGTATGCCAAAAAAGGGCAGACACTGGAGCGTTGTGAGCTTACTTTTTATGAGATAGCAGAAGATTTTCAGATAAAAACAACAGCCGCTATTGGGCAGTGGCTGTTTGATCTGCTTCGCAAACTGCTGGCAGAGGAAAGTCAGGCTGTAACACTCCAGCAGTTAGAAGAAAGCTTCCCGGCAGAGGCAAACCTTACGTTTGCAGAGTTTCTTCATTCTCCTACCTGGTTTACATTAAGAGAAAAAGGCCTGCTGCTTCTTTAG
- a CDS encoding DUF6624 domain-containing protein, with protein MKNILLLLILCVNTSAFAQNAAPVIISYSSNTINSGNSEEALLKSRLEKIYLSDLHCKKMMDSVKVTYGESSGEWKKCSSLVRVQHEENRRQVVEILDKYGWPGRKEVGLEGSMAVFLVLQNSDKATIAKYLPLLRGAAANGDAPKSSLAMMEDRFRMLEGKPQLYGSQVKLNAGTNQHELYEIEDELSVDKRRAAMGLGPLREYLKLFGIEYLPPKASASPH; from the coding sequence ATGAAAAATATACTGCTTCTACTAATCCTGTGCGTCAATACGTCTGCTTTTGCGCAGAATGCTGCTCCTGTCATTATAAGCTATAGCTCCAATACAATTAATTCTGGTAATTCAGAAGAAGCATTACTTAAGAGCAGGTTAGAAAAAATATACCTGTCTGATCTGCACTGCAAAAAAATGATGGATTCTGTAAAAGTTACTTATGGAGAAAGTTCAGGAGAATGGAAGAAGTGTTCATCGCTGGTAAGAGTGCAGCACGAGGAAAACAGAAGACAGGTGGTAGAAATTTTAGACAAGTATGGGTGGCCGGGTAGAAAAGAAGTCGGGCTGGAGGGAAGTATGGCTGTTTTTCTTGTTTTACAGAATTCTGATAAAGCAACTATAGCCAAATACCTTCCGCTGTTAAGAGGTGCCGCTGCCAATGGCGATGCTCCTAAAAGCTCGTTGGCCATGATGGAAGACAGGTTCCGGATGCTGGAGGGTAAACCGCAGCTATACGGAAGCCAGGTAAAACTAAATGCGGGCACAAATCAGCATGAGCTTTACGAAATAGAAGACGAGTTAAGCGTGGATAAACGGCGTGCAGCAATGGGTCTGGGGCCTTTGCGGGAGTACCTGAAGCTCTTTGGAATTGAATATTTACCTCCTAAGGCCAGTGCTTCGCCACATTAA
- a CDS encoding GNAT family N-acetyltransferase, with product MSPDTTPSFAFRKATPADAQLLADLGWQTFYEAFAAANNPADMEAFRPTMYSLELQEVELADPATDFLIVENEGEAIAYVKLTAGPAPAEIRAENPIQISRLYTLAQWTGCGLGDKLMQYCLEKGKQQGHDVIWLTVWEHNERAKRFYRKYNFTEAGELDFVLGEDVQRDLYMQREL from the coding sequence ATGTCGCCAGATACCACACCCTCTTTTGCTTTTCGGAAAGCAACGCCGGCCGATGCACAACTGCTCGCAGATTTAGGCTGGCAGACTTTTTACGAAGCCTTTGCCGCAGCTAATAATCCGGCAGATATGGAAGCTTTCCGGCCTACTATGTATAGCCTGGAATTACAGGAGGTTGAGCTGGCTGACCCGGCTACTGATTTTCTTATAGTAGAAAATGAAGGTGAGGCTATTGCTTATGTAAAGCTAACTGCCGGACCTGCCCCTGCCGAGATCAGAGCAGAAAACCCCATCCAGATAAGCCGGTTATATACGCTGGCACAATGGACTGGCTGTGGTTTAGGAGATAAGCTGATGCAGTATTGTTTAGAAAAAGGCAAACAGCAAGGGCATGATGTTATCTGGCTGACGGTGTGGGAGCATAATGAACGGGCAAAACGCTTTTACCGAAAGTATAACTTTACAGAAGCCGGCGAACTGGATTTTGTGCTGGGTGAAGATGTGCAGCGGGACCTGTATATGCAGCGGGAGCTATAA
- the uvrB gene encoding excinuclease ABC subunit UvrB: protein MEFQLTSEFQPTGDQPKAIAQLTDGVQRGEHAQVLLGATGTGKTFTMANVIKNVGKPTLVLCHNKTLAAQLYGEFKQFFPNNAVEYFISYYDYYQPEAYISATDVFIEKDLAINEEIEKLRLHTTSALLSGRRDVVVVASVSCIYGIGNPEEFGKNVLHLAPGQRYSRNNLLYTFVQILYSRTEVEFTRGTFRVKGDTVDIYPAYADFAYRLYFFGDELEAIHRIDPVSGKKLSEEKAITLYPANLFVTGKDTLNQAIHEIQYDMVAQHEYFLKEDRPVEAKRIKERTEFDLEMIRELGYCSGIENYSRYFDRRSPGARPFCLLDYFPDDFLMVIDESHVTLPQVRAMWGGDRSRKVALVEYGFRLPAAMDNRPLTFNEFESLMHQVVFVSATPGDYEMQKSEGVVVEQIIRPTGLLDPEIEVRPSANQVDDLLDEIDNRVKEGARVLVTTLTKRMAEELAKYLDKLSVKAKYLHSEVKTLDRVEILRELRLGEIDVLIGVNLLREGLDLPEVSLVAILDADKEGFLRDQRSLIQTMGRAARNEKGKVIMYADRMTGSMQRAIDETNRRRATQMAYNVEHGITPRTVLKTKDEIFEQTSVADAKKREVKIYAGPEEVSIAAEPIIQTMKRDELEKLIKKTEKLMEAAAKELDFLQAAKYRDELAELRKLLKSKRD from the coding sequence ATGGAATTTCAACTGACATCAGAATTTCAACCAACCGGCGACCAGCCAAAAGCCATTGCACAACTCACCGATGGGGTACAGCGGGGAGAACATGCGCAGGTGCTTTTAGGTGCTACCGGTACAGGTAAAACATTTACAATGGCCAACGTAATTAAAAACGTTGGAAAGCCTACGCTGGTGCTTTGCCATAACAAAACGCTTGCAGCCCAGCTATACGGAGAGTTTAAACAATTCTTTCCGAATAATGCGGTAGAGTATTTTATCTCTTACTACGACTATTACCAGCCAGAAGCCTATATCTCTGCCACCGACGTTTTCATCGAAAAAGATCTTGCCATAAACGAGGAAATAGAGAAGCTGCGGCTGCATACTACATCGGCTTTATTATCCGGGCGTAGAGATGTGGTAGTGGTGGCTTCTGTATCGTGTATCTATGGTATAGGTAACCCGGAAGAGTTTGGCAAAAATGTGCTGCACCTGGCGCCAGGGCAGCGCTACAGCCGCAACAACCTGCTTTATACTTTTGTGCAGATACTTTACAGCCGTACCGAAGTAGAGTTCACACGTGGAACGTTTCGAGTGAAAGGCGACACCGTGGATATTTATCCTGCATATGCCGACTTTGCTTACAGGCTGTATTTCTTTGGCGATGAACTGGAGGCCATACATCGTATAGATCCTGTGTCTGGCAAAAAGTTATCCGAAGAAAAGGCAATTACTTTATACCCGGCCAACCTGTTCGTAACAGGAAAAGACACCCTGAACCAGGCTATACATGAGATACAGTACGACATGGTAGCGCAGCACGAGTATTTCTTAAAAGAAGACCGGCCTGTAGAAGCGAAGCGAATAAAAGAACGTACAGAGTTTGATCTGGAGATGATCCGTGAATTAGGGTATTGCTCTGGTATTGAGAACTACTCCCGCTACTTCGACCGTCGTTCACCGGGGGCTCGCCCGTTCTGTTTACTCGATTATTTTCCGGATGATTTTCTGATGGTGATTGATGAGAGCCACGTAACGCTGCCGCAGGTGCGTGCTATGTGGGGAGGCGACCGCTCGCGTAAAGTGGCGCTGGTAGAATATGGTTTCCGCTTGCCAGCTGCTATGGATAACCGCCCGCTTACTTTTAATGAGTTCGAAAGCCTGATGCACCAGGTGGTGTTTGTAAGCGCCACACCGGGCGATTATGAGATGCAGAAATCGGAAGGGGTAGTGGTAGAGCAGATTATCCGTCCGACAGGCCTGCTGGATCCAGAGATTGAAGTACGACCAAGTGCCAACCAGGTAGACGACCTGCTGGATGAGATTGATAACCGTGTAAAAGAAGGTGCTCGTGTGCTGGTAACCACGCTTACCAAACGGATGGCCGAAGAACTGGCCAAATACCTGGACAAGCTTAGCGTGAAAGCTAAATATCTGCACTCCGAGGTTAAAACATTGGATCGGGTAGAGATTCTGCGTGAACTGCGGCTGGGCGAGATAGACGTGCTGATAGGGGTAAACCTGCTGCGCGAAGGACTCGATTTGCCGGAGGTAAGCTTGGTTGCTATACTTGATGCCGATAAAGAAGGCTTCCTGCGCGACCAGCGCTCTCTCATACAGACAATGGGACGTGCTGCCCGTAACGAAAAGGGTAAGGTAATTATGTATGCCGATCGCATGACAGGTTCTATGCAACGTGCAATAGACGAGACAAACCGTAGGCGGGCTACCCAGATGGCTTATAATGTGGAGCATGGCATAACCCCTAGAACGGTACTTAAAACAAAAGACGAGATATTTGAGCAGACCTCAGTGGCCGATGCGAAGAAGCGTGAGGTGAAAATATATGCCGGACCGGAGGAAGTTTCGATTGCTGCTGAACCGATCATACAGACTATGAAGCGGGATGAGCTGGAGAAACTGATCAAGAAAACGGAAAAGCTGATGGAAGCTGCTGCCAAAGAACTCGACTTCCTGCAGGCAGCCAAGTACAGAGATGAACTCGCAGAGCTAAGAAAGTTGCTGAAGTCGAAAAGAGATTAA
- the aspS gene encoding aspartate--tRNA ligase has product MLRTHTCGELRIDNAGEEVVLTGWVQRLRDKGGMLWIDLRDRYGITQLSFEEGNTAPELLEQARNLGREYVIKAEGKVVERYSKNDKIPTGAIELRVTKLEVLNPAKLPPFLIEDETDGGDDLRMKYRYLDLRRTPVRKNLELRHRMMRETRNYLDSLNFIEVETPVLIKSTPEGARDFVVPSRMNEGEFYALPQSPQTFKQLLMVSGFDRYFQIVKCFRDEDLRADRQPEFTQIDCEMSFITQEDILNTFEGFIRHLFQQVKGVTIDTLPRMTYADAMRLYGSDKPDTRFGMQFVELNDIVKNKGFKVFDDAELVVGINAKGSAGYTRKQLDELTDFVKRPQIGATGLVYARVQDDGSIKSSVDKFYSPEDLQAWGAAFEAEPGDLLLVLAGGKDKTRKALNELRLEMGERLGLRDKNVFSPLWVVDFPLLEWDEEMERYHAMHHPFTSPKPEDLHMIETAPGEIRANAYDMVINGVEVGGGSIRIYDRGVQEQMFSLLGFTKEEAVAQFGFLMNAFEYGAPPHGGIAFGFDRLCSLFGGADSIRDFIAFPKNNSGRDVMIDAPSPIADAQLKELHIKLNEVAAK; this is encoded by the coding sequence ATGCTCCGAACACATACTTGTGGCGAATTAAGAATTGATAATGCAGGCGAAGAGGTTGTACTAACAGGATGGGTACAGCGCCTGCGCGATAAAGGCGGCATGCTCTGGATAGACCTGCGCGACCGCTATGGCATTACACAGCTTTCTTTTGAAGAGGGTAATACGGCTCCTGAACTGTTAGAGCAAGCTCGTAACCTAGGCCGTGAGTATGTGATAAAAGCCGAGGGAAAAGTAGTAGAGCGGTACTCTAAAAACGATAAGATCCCAACAGGTGCTATTGAGCTGCGGGTAACAAAACTGGAGGTGCTGAACCCTGCCAAACTGCCGCCATTCCTCATTGAGGATGAGACCGACGGAGGCGATGACCTGCGCATGAAGTACCGTTACCTGGATTTGCGCCGCACGCCTGTGCGTAAAAACCTGGAGCTTCGCCACCGCATGATGCGCGAAACCCGAAATTACCTCGATAGCCTGAACTTTATAGAGGTAGAAACGCCTGTGCTTATTAAATCTACGCCAGAAGGCGCCCGCGATTTTGTGGTGCCTAGCCGTATGAACGAAGGCGAATTCTATGCGCTGCCGCAGTCGCCGCAAACATTTAAGCAGCTGTTAATGGTATCGGGCTTCGACCGCTATTTCCAGATTGTAAAATGCTTCCGCGACGAAGACCTGCGTGCTGACCGCCAGCCGGAGTTTACCCAGATCGACTGCGAGATGTCTTTTATTACGCAGGAAGATATTTTAAATACATTTGAAGGCTTTATCCGCCACCTGTTCCAGCAGGTAAAAGGTGTTACCATAGACACATTGCCTCGCATGACCTATGCCGATGCTATGCGGCTCTATGGCTCCGATAAGCCGGATACCCGTTTTGGGATGCAGTTTGTAGAGCTGAACGATATAGTTAAAAACAAAGGCTTTAAAGTATTTGATGATGCCGAACTGGTAGTGGGCATCAATGCCAAAGGTAGTGCCGGTTATACCCGCAAGCAACTCGACGAACTGACCGATTTTGTGAAACGTCCGCAGATAGGTGCCACAGGGTTGGTGTATGCGCGTGTGCAGGACGATGGCAGCATTAAATCATCCGTAGATAAATTTTACTCACCGGAAGACCTGCAAGCCTGGGGAGCTGCTTTTGAGGCAGAACCAGGAGATTTACTGTTGGTATTAGCCGGAGGTAAAGACAAAACACGCAAGGCCCTGAACGAGCTTCGCCTGGAGATGGGAGAGAGGCTGGGTCTGCGCGATAAAAACGTATTTTCACCGCTTTGGGTCGTAGACTTTCCGCTGCTGGAGTGGGATGAGGAAATGGAGCGCTACCACGCGATGCACCACCCGTTCACGTCGCCTAAGCCTGAAGATCTGCACATGATCGAAACGGCTCCGGGTGAGATTCGTGCCAATGCGTATGATATGGTAATCAACGGGGTAGAAGTAGGTGGCGGTTCTATCCGTATCTATGACCGTGGGGTGCAGGAGCAAATGTTCAGTCTGCTTGGCTTTACCAAAGAAGAGGCAGTGGCACAGTTTGGCTTCCTGATGAATGCCTTTGAGTACGGAGCGCCTCCGCATGGTGGTATCGCCTTTGGTTTTGACAGGCTTTGTTCTTTGTTCGGTGGTGCCGACTCTATCCGCGACTTTATTGCTTTCCCGAAAAACAATTCCGGGCGCGATGTAATGATAGATGCGCCTTCTCCGATTGCTGATGCGCAACTCAAAGAGCTGCATATAAAGCTGAATGAAGTTGCTGCAAAGTAA
- a CDS encoding retroviral-like aspartic protease family protein → MKTQLYMLLPFISLLLAVTIYTSPLTSRPKVTPPVPAKIEVPFELKGGLVFVKVKVNGKPANFILDSGAPILVLHPRLAAKAIDTLEGKGISGALQLQRVEVPDFEFGTLHQQQVEAITLDLSHLEKITNRPIDGLIGYSTLKDYEVLLDYKNKLLTLFKPDATDFHKAVKPKAEMDFTLQAHIPVVAAKIGTQTLYFGLDTGAEANLIDLRSQNKLSPKDYRKSKTGRVSGANQGQVSVQEAYVNSTFVNGHNYSNMHYVFSDISHMNQGYGLSIDGLLGYPFFSARKISMNYQQSKIYFWE, encoded by the coding sequence ATGAAAACGCAACTATACATGCTATTACCTTTTATCAGCTTACTGCTAGCTGTCACCATTTATACCTCGCCCCTTACTTCCAGACCGAAAGTAACACCGCCTGTACCTGCTAAAATAGAAGTTCCTTTTGAATTGAAAGGCGGACTGGTGTTTGTAAAAGTGAAGGTAAACGGAAAGCCTGCCAACTTTATACTGGACTCGGGTGCTCCTATCCTGGTGCTGCACCCCCGGCTGGCAGCCAAAGCTATTGACACGCTGGAGGGAAAAGGTATTTCAGGAGCTCTGCAACTCCAACGGGTAGAGGTGCCGGACTTTGAATTCGGAACCCTGCACCAGCAGCAGGTAGAGGCGATTACCCTGGATCTGTCTCACCTCGAAAAGATAACCAACCGCCCTATAGACGGCCTGATCGGCTACAGCACCTTAAAGGATTACGAGGTACTGCTCGACTACAAAAACAAGCTGCTGACGCTTTTTAAGCCTGATGCCACAGATTTTCATAAAGCCGTAAAACCGAAAGCTGAAATGGACTTTACCCTACAGGCACACATACCTGTAGTAGCAGCAAAAATCGGCACACAGACCTTATACTTTGGGTTAGACACAGGCGCGGAGGCTAACCTGATCGATCTCAGGAGCCAAAACAAGCTAAGCCCTAAAGACTATCGTAAAAGCAAAACAGGCCGTGTATCGGGTGCAAACCAGGGACAGGTATCGGTACAGGAAGCCTACGTTAACTCCACCTTCGTTAACGGGCATAACTACAGCAACATGCATTACGTGTTCTCCGATATCTCGCACATGAACCAGGGTTACGGCCTCAGCATCGATGGGCTTTTAGGCTATCCCTTCTTCAGTGCCAGAAAGATTTCGATGAATTACCAGCAAAGTAAAATTTACTTCTGGGAGTAA
- a CDS encoding GtrA family protein — MPENIQALVLKFLKFGLVGFSGLVIDFGVTFLVKEKLKWNKYVANSMGFILASVNNYTLNRIWTFNSLDPEIGWQFSKFMLVAVIGLFFNNLIVYLLTERVRFNFYLSKFFAIVIVFLWNFLINYLYTFN; from the coding sequence ATGCCGGAAAACATACAAGCCTTGGTTTTAAAGTTCCTGAAGTTTGGCTTGGTAGGTTTTTCGGGGCTTGTGATTGATTTCGGCGTAACGTTTCTGGTAAAGGAGAAGCTGAAGTGGAACAAGTATGTTGCCAACAGTATGGGCTTTATACTTGCCAGTGTCAACAACTATACCCTCAACCGCATCTGGACCTTTAACAGCCTGGACCCGGAAATTGGCTGGCAGTTTTCGAAGTTTATGCTGGTGGCGGTTATCGGCCTGTTTTTTAACAACCTGATTGTATATCTGCTCACGGAGCGTGTCAGATTTAACTTTTACCTTTCAAAATTCTTCGCTATTGTGATTGTGTTCCTTTGGAACTTCCTGATAAACTACCTCTATACGTTTAATTAG
- a CDS encoding ABC transporter ATP-binding protein: MDLVIQNLSKTYSNGTKALKDITLTIPKGMFGLLGPNGAGKSSLMRTIATLQEADTGSIMLGNLDVMRNKEEMRKVLGYLPQEFGVYPKVSAEEMLDHFAVLKGISNSKERKEIVKALLQQTNLYEVRKKNLGGYSGGMKQRFGIAQALLGNPQIIIVDEPTAGLDPAERNRFHNLLSEIGENIIVILSTHIVEDVTDLCRNFAIINKGEVLLTGDPLQVINELNGRIWRKFIHKSELVEHQLHHQVISSRLFAGKTIIHVVSDVQPGPEFEPVAADLEDVYFSKIQEAALRDQAESHKQELVAN, encoded by the coding sequence ATGGATTTAGTCATTCAGAACCTATCTAAAACCTACTCAAACGGCACCAAGGCTCTAAAAGACATTACCCTGACTATCCCAAAAGGGATGTTTGGCTTACTTGGTCCTAACGGAGCCGGAAAATCATCCCTGATGCGAACCATTGCCACACTTCAGGAAGCAGACACAGGCAGCATTATGCTCGGCAACCTGGATGTGATGCGCAACAAAGAAGAAATGCGCAAGGTTTTGGGCTATCTGCCGCAGGAGTTCGGAGTATACCCTAAAGTTTCGGCAGAAGAAATGCTCGACCACTTTGCAGTTCTGAAAGGCATCAGCAATTCTAAAGAGCGTAAGGAAATTGTAAAGGCGCTGTTGCAGCAGACGAACCTCTACGAAGTGCGCAAGAAAAACCTGGGCGGCTACTCCGGCGGTATGAAACAACGCTTTGGTATTGCGCAGGCCTTGCTGGGAAACCCGCAGATTATTATTGTGGATGAGCCAACAGCCGGCCTGGATCCGGCAGAGCGTAACCGTTTCCACAACCTGCTCAGCGAGATTGGTGAAAACATCATCGTTATCCTGTCTACCCACATCGTGGAAGACGTAACCGACCTTTGCCGCAACTTTGCCATCATTAACAAGGGGGAGGTACTTTTAACCGGTGATCCGCTGCAGGTGATCAACGAATTGAATGGCCGTATCTGGCGCAAGTTTATCCATAAGTCAGAACTGGTTGAGCATCAGCTACACCACCAGGTAATCTCTTCGCGCCTGTTTGCCGGTAAAACCATTATCCACGTGGTCAGCGATGTACAGCCAGGCCCTGAGTTTGAACCAGTAGCAGCCGACCTGGAAGATGTATACTTCAGTAAAATTCAAGAAGCAGCACTGCGTGACCAGGCAGAGAGTCATAAGCAAGAACTGGTTGCCAATTAG